The proteins below are encoded in one region of Manis javanica isolate MJ-LG chromosome 8, MJ_LKY, whole genome shotgun sequence:
- the CHRNB4 gene encoding neuronal acetylcholine receptor subunit beta-4 isoform X2, which translates to MDDLLNKTRYNNLIRPATGSSPLISIQLQLSLAQLISVNEREQIMTTNVWLKQEWTDYRLAWNSSRYEGVNILRIPAKRIWLPDIVLYNNADGTYEVSLYTNVMVCSNGSILWLPPAIYKSACKIEVKHFPFDQQNCTLKFRSWTYDHTEIDMVLKSPTASMDDFTPSGEWDIVALPGRRTVNPQDPSYVDVTYDFIIKRKPLFYTINLIIPCVLITSLAILVFYLPSDCGEKMTLCISVLLALTVFLLLISKIVPPTSLDVPLIGKYLMFTMVLVTFSIVTTVCVLNVHHRSPSTHTMAPWVKHCFLHKLPTFLFMKRPDSCPSGAPQPSQSLLTKSRATTTTVAMGPASPSNLYGNSTYFVNPATAALRSPVGSDLAGIPRDFRLRSSGRFQQDVQEALEGVSLIAQHMKSDDQEQSVVEDWKYMAMVVDRLFLWVFVVVCVLGTVGLFLPPLFQTHTPSEGP; encoded by the exons ATGGACGACCTTCTGAACAAAACCCGCTACAACAACTTGATCCGTCCAGCCACCGGCTCCTCCCCGCTCATCTCCATCCAGCTGCAGCTCTCCCTAGCCCAGCTCATCAGCGTG AATGAGCGAGAACAGATTATGACCACCAACGTCTGGCTGAAACAG GAATGGACTGACTACCGTCTGGCCTGGAACAGCTCCCGTTATGAGGGTGTAAACATCCTGAGGATCCCTGCAAAGCGCATCTGGCTGCCTGATATTGTGCTTTACAACAA cGCTGATGGGACCTACGAGGTGTCTCTCTACACCAATGTGATGGTCTGCTCCAATGGCAGCATCCTGTGGCTGCCCCCTGCCATCTATAAGAGTGCCTGCAAGATTGAGGTAAAGCACTTCCCCTTTGACCAGCAGAACTGTACCCTCAAGTTCCGCTCTTGGACCTATGACCATACAGAGATTGATATGGTCCTCAAGTCACCGACAGCCAGCATGGATGACTTTACCCCCAGTGGTGAATGGGACATAGTGGCCCTTCCAGGGCGAAGGACAGTGAACCCACAAGACCCCAGTTACGTGGATGTGACTTACGACTTCATTATCAAGCGCAAGCCACTCTTCTACACCATCAACCTCATCATCCCCTGTGTGCTCATCACCTCGCTGGCTATCCTTGTTTTCTACCTGCCATCTGACTGCGGTGAGAAGATGACGCTGTGCATCTCCGTGCTGCTGGCGCTTACAGTCTTCCTGCTGCTCATCTCCAAGATCGTGCCGCCCACTTCCCTTGATGTGCCGCTCATCGGCAAGTACCTCATGTTCACCATGGTGCTGGTCACCTTCTCTATTGTCACCACTGTCTGTGTGCTCAACGTGCACCACCGCTCACCCAGCACCCACACCATGGCTCCCTGGGTCAAGCACTGCTTCCTACACAAACTGCCCACCTTCCTCTTCATGAAGCGTCCTGACAGCTGCCCCTCTGGGGCCCCCCAGCCCAGCCAGTCTCTCCTGACTAAGTCCAGAGCCACCACCACTACCGTGGCCATGGGACCTGCCAGCCCTTCCAACCTCTATGGGAACTCCACGTACTTTGTGAATCCTGCCACTGCAGCTCTCAGGTCTCCAGTTGGTTCCGACTTGGCGGGTATTCCCAGGGATTTTCGGCTGAGGTCTTCTGGGAGGTTCCAGCAGGATGTGCAGGAGGCTCTAGAGGGTGTCAGCCTCATCGCCCAGCACATGAAGAGTGATGACCAAGAGCAGAGT GTTGTTGAAGACTGGAAATACATGGCTATGGTGGTGGATCGGCTGTTCCTGTGGGtgtttgtggttgtgtgtgtgctcGGCACTGTGGGGCTCTTCCTACCTCCCCTCTTCCAGACCCATACACCTTCTGAGGGGCCCTAA
- the CHRNB4 gene encoding neuronal acetylcholine receptor subunit beta-4 isoform X1, giving the protein MSSARSLVLFSLIAVCRRGDCHVANAEEKLMDDLLNKTRYNNLIRPATGSSPLISIQLQLSLAQLISVNEREQIMTTNVWLKQEWTDYRLAWNSSRYEGVNILRIPAKRIWLPDIVLYNNADGTYEVSLYTNVMVCSNGSILWLPPAIYKSACKIEVKHFPFDQQNCTLKFRSWTYDHTEIDMVLKSPTASMDDFTPSGEWDIVALPGRRTVNPQDPSYVDVTYDFIIKRKPLFYTINLIIPCVLITSLAILVFYLPSDCGEKMTLCISVLLALTVFLLLISKIVPPTSLDVPLIGKYLMFTMVLVTFSIVTTVCVLNVHHRSPSTHTMAPWVKHCFLHKLPTFLFMKRPDSCPSGAPQPSQSLLTKSRATTTTVAMGPASPSNLYGNSTYFVNPATAALRSPVGSDLAGIPRDFRLRSSGRFQQDVQEALEGVSLIAQHMKSDDQEQSVVEDWKYMAMVVDRLFLWVFVVVCVLGTVGLFLPPLFQTHTPSEGP; this is encoded by the exons ATGAGCAGCGCGCGCTCCCTGGTCCTTTTCTCCTTGATTGCCGTTTGCAGGCGCG GGGACTGTCACGTGGCCAATGCTGAGGAGAAGCTCATGGACGACCTTCTGAACAAAACCCGCTACAACAACTTGATCCGTCCAGCCACCGGCTCCTCCCCGCTCATCTCCATCCAGCTGCAGCTCTCCCTAGCCCAGCTCATCAGCGTG AATGAGCGAGAACAGATTATGACCACCAACGTCTGGCTGAAACAG GAATGGACTGACTACCGTCTGGCCTGGAACAGCTCCCGTTATGAGGGTGTAAACATCCTGAGGATCCCTGCAAAGCGCATCTGGCTGCCTGATATTGTGCTTTACAACAA cGCTGATGGGACCTACGAGGTGTCTCTCTACACCAATGTGATGGTCTGCTCCAATGGCAGCATCCTGTGGCTGCCCCCTGCCATCTATAAGAGTGCCTGCAAGATTGAGGTAAAGCACTTCCCCTTTGACCAGCAGAACTGTACCCTCAAGTTCCGCTCTTGGACCTATGACCATACAGAGATTGATATGGTCCTCAAGTCACCGACAGCCAGCATGGATGACTTTACCCCCAGTGGTGAATGGGACATAGTGGCCCTTCCAGGGCGAAGGACAGTGAACCCACAAGACCCCAGTTACGTGGATGTGACTTACGACTTCATTATCAAGCGCAAGCCACTCTTCTACACCATCAACCTCATCATCCCCTGTGTGCTCATCACCTCGCTGGCTATCCTTGTTTTCTACCTGCCATCTGACTGCGGTGAGAAGATGACGCTGTGCATCTCCGTGCTGCTGGCGCTTACAGTCTTCCTGCTGCTCATCTCCAAGATCGTGCCGCCCACTTCCCTTGATGTGCCGCTCATCGGCAAGTACCTCATGTTCACCATGGTGCTGGTCACCTTCTCTATTGTCACCACTGTCTGTGTGCTCAACGTGCACCACCGCTCACCCAGCACCCACACCATGGCTCCCTGGGTCAAGCACTGCTTCCTACACAAACTGCCCACCTTCCTCTTCATGAAGCGTCCTGACAGCTGCCCCTCTGGGGCCCCCCAGCCCAGCCAGTCTCTCCTGACTAAGTCCAGAGCCACCACCACTACCGTGGCCATGGGACCTGCCAGCCCTTCCAACCTCTATGGGAACTCCACGTACTTTGTGAATCCTGCCACTGCAGCTCTCAGGTCTCCAGTTGGTTCCGACTTGGCGGGTATTCCCAGGGATTTTCGGCTGAGGTCTTCTGGGAGGTTCCAGCAGGATGTGCAGGAGGCTCTAGAGGGTGTCAGCCTCATCGCCCAGCACATGAAGAGTGATGACCAAGAGCAGAGT GTTGTTGAAGACTGGAAATACATGGCTATGGTGGTGGATCGGCTGTTCCTGTGGGtgtttgtggttgtgtgtgtgctcGGCACTGTGGGGCTCTTCCTACCTCCCCTCTTCCAGACCCATACACCTTCTGAGGGGCCCTAA